From the Solanum stenotomum isolate F172 chromosome 4, ASM1918654v1, whole genome shotgun sequence genome, one window contains:
- the LOC125863327 gene encoding B-box zinc finger protein 22-like: protein MKIQCNACEVAEAKVLCCADEAALCWYCDDKVHAANKLANKHQRVPLSASSSPMPKCDICQETVGFFFCLEDRALLCRKCDISIHTVNAYVSSHQRFLLTGVKVGLEPLGPSASASSGKSPSIQKVAEQESPPIPKSVAPLSSVTPSEGVLPVHTSGNGNFAPSRLPMVGGSAAGIIPQWQFDQYLGMGDFNQNYGYMDYGQSKADNGKLGESASSPFLRDADAEVAGDECFSTEVADTCWAVPQIPSPPTASGLNWPTKTIQNPFDAALLESDASYFPLQNIQDQQSNGSGSKRSRHF from the exons atGAAGATTCAGTGTAATGCGTGTGAGGTAGCAGAGGCAAAAGTATTGTGTTGTGCTGATGAAGCAGCACTTTGTTGGTATTGTGATGATAAAGTTCATGCTGCAAATAAGCTTGCCAATAAGCATCAAAGAGTACCTCTTTCTGCTTCATCTTCACCCATGCCAAAGTGTGATATATGCCAA GAAACTGTTGGCTTTTTCTTTTGCCTTGAGGATAGGGCTTTGCTCTGCAGAAAATGCGACATTTCTATTCACACCGTCAATGCCTATGTCTCATCTCACCAGAGGTTCTTGCTGACTGGAGTAAAAGTGGGACTTGAACCTCTCGGTCCTTCTGCATCAGCATCCTCAGGAAAGTCACCTTCTATCCAGAAGGTCGCGGAGCAAGAATCTCCTCCAATTCCGAAGAGTGTTGCTCCTCTGTCATCAGTTACTCCATCTGAAGGTGTATTACCTGTCCATACTAGTGGGAATGGGAATTTTGCACCTAGTAGACTTCCAATGGTTGGAGGTTCTGCAGCTGGAATCATTCCACAATGGCAATTTGATCAGTATCTTGGAATGGGTGATTTCAATCAGAATTACGGATACATGGATTATGGACAATCTAAG GCAGACAACGGAAAGCTTGGAGAATCAGCTAGTTCTCCGTTCTTAAGAGATGCTGACGCTGAAGTTGCAGGTGACGAGTGCTTTAGCACTGAGGTGGCAGATACATGTTGGGCAGTCCCACAAATTCCTTCGCCACCAACAGCTTCTGGACTGAACTGGCCGACGAAAACTATCCAGAATCCGTTTGATGCTGCATTGTTGGAATCCGATGCTAGTTACTTCCCTTTGCAGAACATTCAAGATCAACAATCAAATGGTTCCGGTTCCAAAAGGAGTAGGCATTTCTAG